A DNA window from Flavisolibacter ginsenosidimutans contains the following coding sequences:
- a CDS encoding sialidase family protein: MKRMKKISSLVLVTMLVNLSLRAQNQQWVEGFDKVVFHHDDSDPRRPLNRDFRGQSKGYMTAGWWIPGHMDRNFVSWQTAVVPEKKPTTFSFIGSTSVLPSEISKGPQAKLTVNGQYALTFTLGMMRDYTWTEGDYQLKYISKRVEYPYTSTHREFDLYGNSGVFQLSVPGSAVEAGKPVSLQVEILPFERWHNGWFMVKEYRDVLKTSIESLEGQLEALRMDMAKLNEQTQILATQAYSKMLGTDKYEHSVVYTDGYRHLHPADIIKLKNGEILLMTREGTEHISNDGDVIMLRSKDGGKTWGDKITIAGIKNVDEREGCGIQLKDGTIMVGVFYNNLYDKDGEYAWPTNNPELQKLSESDKRYTEPGKHYLGAYTISSKDNGRTWSKPAYIETANMPFTNLEGPTDAPIEMPDGSVLMAVIGYSPKSDVGNRSSVMLRSTDKGKIWSYLSTIASDPGGKLGGFMEPGIVRTKTGRIVVGLRNHAPENAIWSTYSDDNGKTWAPVWKTDMIGHPADIIQLKDGRLVMSYGIRDGIHGSPGGIRACFSNDNGKTWDIKTEVQLRNDFLNVDVGYPESIQRPDGKVMTLYYYNLFGKYFIGSTVWQP; encoded by the coding sequence ATGAAACGGATGAAAAAAATTAGTTCCCTGGTTTTGGTTACAATGCTGGTTAACCTTTCGTTACGGGCACAAAACCAACAGTGGGTAGAGGGATTTGATAAAGTGGTTTTCCACCACGACGATTCCGATCCGCGCCGTCCATTAAATCGTGATTTTCGCGGTCAGAGCAAAGGCTACATGACGGCCGGTTGGTGGATACCCGGTCACATGGACCGGAATTTTGTTTCCTGGCAAACCGCCGTTGTGCCCGAAAAAAAGCCGACTACATTTTCTTTTATTGGCTCTACATCCGTTCTTCCTTCCGAGATTTCGAAAGGCCCGCAGGCAAAGCTTACGGTGAACGGGCAATACGCACTTACGTTCACACTTGGTATGATGCGCGATTATACATGGACGGAAGGCGATTATCAGTTAAAGTATATTTCAAAGCGAGTTGAATATCCTTACACGAGTACACACCGCGAATTCGATTTGTACGGGAACAGTGGCGTCTTTCAGTTAAGCGTTCCGGGTTCGGCAGTGGAAGCGGGCAAGCCGGTTTCACTGCAAGTGGAGATTCTTCCATTTGAACGATGGCACAACGGCTGGTTTATGGTAAAGGAATACCGCGATGTGCTGAAGACCTCAATCGAATCGTTGGAAGGGCAACTGGAAGCCTTGCGCATGGACATGGCCAAACTGAACGAGCAAACGCAGATTCTTGCAACACAAGCATACAGCAAGATGCTTGGCACGGATAAATACGAACACAGTGTTGTGTACACTGACGGTTACCGGCACTTGCATCCCGCAGACATCATCAAGCTGAAAAATGGAGAGATTCTGTTGATGACAAGAGAGGGCACCGAGCACATTTCGAACGACGGCGACGTGATCATGCTTCGCTCAAAAGACGGCGGTAAAACATGGGGCGATAAGATAACCATTGCCGGAATTAAAAACGTGGACGAAAGGGAGGGTTGCGGCATTCAGTTGAAAGACGGAACGATAATGGTCGGCGTGTTCTACAACAATCTGTACGACAAGGACGGGGAATACGCATGGCCCACAAACAACCCCGAATTGCAAAAGCTATCCGAGTCAGACAAGCGTTATACGGAGCCGGGTAAACATTATCTCGGTGCTTACACGATTTCCTCAAAAGACAATGGCCGCACCTGGTCGAAGCCTGCATACATTGAAACAGCCAACATGCCCTTCACTAATCTTGAAGGCCCAACAGACGCACCCATTGAAATGCCCGACGGCTCTGTTTTGATGGCCGTGATTGGCTACAGCCCGAAGAGCGATGTAGGAAACCGTTCATCGGTAATGTTGCGTTCAACTGACAAAGGGAAAATCTGGAGTTATCTGTCCACCATCGCCAGCGATCCGGGCGGAAAATTGGGCGGCTTTATGGAACCCGGAATTGTTCGCACAAAAACGGGCCGCATCGTAGTAGGACTTCGGAATCACGCACCGGAGAATGCCATCTGGTCTACTTATTCAGACGACAACGGTAAAACCTGGGCGCCGGTTTGGAAAACAGACATGATCGGTCATCCGGCCGATATAATTCAACTCAAAGACGGACGCTTGGTAATGAGTTATGGCATCCGCGACGGAATTCACGGCTCGCCCGGCGGCATAAGAGCTTGTTTCAGTAATGACAACGGCAAGACCTGGGATATTAAAACGGAAGTGCAGTTGCGCAACGACTTCCTAAATGTGGACGTGGGTTATCCTGAGTCTATTCAGCGGCCCGATGGGAAAGTTATGACGCTCTATTATTACAATCTTTTCGGAAAATATTTTATTGGTTCGACGGTATGGCAGCCTTAA
- a CDS encoding alpha-galactosidase, which translates to MDHSFLKRGRHCFILLLFSFNAAFAQNTTAIQSVPDPNGGWIIRTKSSAYQLLLSSDKRLYPVFYGPLAQAVHQKRTTLWTQRIEEIPVRGGYPTKTPTLEVIFNDNVRDADLEYVSGEVVNIDNRSTLKIIERDRLYPLQVTSYIRVLPEFDVLEKWMEIKNTGKKGNIKLQNALSGSIFLPPDEYVLSQLSGMELSEFNQYNSTLSPGLKIIENRMFKSNNNMPWFLVRPKSSANDLQGPAWFGSVHYSGNWRLIFDNTYDRSYASTLQITGGINFWDTEWTLKPGETFETPKFSVGYTSGGAEGAAQSNAAYVRKSILRQNHRDEMRPILFNSWYATTYHLKEDEQIAMAKIAAGLGVELFAIDDGWFKNREKGDEGLGDWVVDQKKFPNGLQPMIDSVHRLGMKFGIWVEPESVVLKTDLYKEHPDWILEFPRRRKTPGRVFLNLAREDVFSYLYSSLDRLLRENKIDFVKWDQNSVISDPGWADASPDMQKEVRIRFIKNLYRLVDTLTKKYPEVLFESCASGGGRVDLGMMSRMDQAWTSDNSTAVDRLFIQYGYLGALPANTMVSWVIESIANQVQISPSLSYKFDVAMSGVLGIGYDIRKWNAEQTALAKKKITLYKQIRPLVQQGIVSRLVSPFEHNRCSLQYTSENSDSAVLFCYNLAIYESGGYNKAAYLTGAQFADKGSTTLKLRGLDSSKQYRIRKAGDEADKGAAYSGDYLMNIGMEWPVKNSFESAVFLLNAER; encoded by the coding sequence ATGGACCATTCCTTTTTAAAGAGAGGACGGCATTGTTTCATTTTACTTCTTTTTTCATTCAACGCTGCATTTGCACAAAATACAACAGCGATTCAATCCGTGCCCGATCCAAACGGTGGTTGGATCATTCGCACAAAGTCGTCTGCTTATCAATTGTTGCTATCAAGCGACAAACGACTGTACCCGGTCTTTTACGGTCCGCTAGCGCAGGCCGTGCATCAAAAGCGAACAACGCTTTGGACACAGCGTATTGAGGAAATCCCGGTGCGCGGCGGCTATCCCACCAAAACGCCAACGCTTGAAGTCATCTTTAACGACAATGTTCGCGATGCGGATTTGGAATATGTTTCGGGCGAAGTAGTGAACATTGACAACAGGTCCACGTTAAAGATCATAGAAAGAGACCGGCTCTATCCCTTGCAGGTAACCTCGTACATACGTGTGTTGCCTGAGTTTGACGTGCTGGAAAAATGGATGGAGATAAAAAACACCGGCAAGAAGGGAAACATAAAGTTACAGAACGCTTTATCCGGAAGCATTTTTTTGCCGCCGGATGAATACGTGCTGTCGCAACTTTCGGGCATGGAGCTTTCCGAGTTTAATCAATACAATTCCACCCTTTCGCCGGGACTAAAAATCATTGAAAACCGCATGTTTAAATCAAACAACAACATGCCCTGGTTCTTGGTACGGCCTAAAAGTTCTGCGAACGATTTACAGGGGCCGGCTTGGTTTGGGTCGGTGCATTATAGCGGCAACTGGCGGCTCATTTTTGACAATACTTACGACCGCTCGTATGCTTCCACCTTGCAGATTACCGGTGGCATTAATTTCTGGGATACCGAATGGACGCTCAAACCCGGCGAAACATTTGAAACGCCAAAGTTTTCGGTAGGTTATACATCCGGTGGAGCGGAAGGCGCGGCACAAAGCAATGCGGCTTATGTGCGCAAATCCATTCTTCGCCAAAATCACCGCGACGAAATGCGCCCCATACTTTTCAACAGTTGGTACGCCACTACGTATCACCTGAAGGAAGACGAGCAAATTGCGATGGCAAAGATTGCTGCGGGCCTAGGTGTGGAATTGTTTGCAATTGATGACGGATGGTTTAAAAACCGTGAGAAGGGAGACGAAGGTTTGGGTGATTGGGTAGTGGATCAAAAGAAATTTCCGAACGGCCTGCAACCAATGATTGACAGCGTGCATCGGTTGGGCATGAAATTCGGCATTTGGGTAGAACCCGAAAGCGTGGTGCTGAAAACGGATTTATACAAAGAGCATCCCGACTGGATTTTGGAATTTCCACGACGGCGGAAAACACCCGGTCGTGTATTTCTAAACCTGGCAAGGGAAGATGTTTTTTCGTACCTGTACTCATCGCTGGACCGGCTGCTGCGGGAGAATAAAATTGACTTCGTAAAATGGGACCAGAACAGCGTCATCTCAGATCCCGGTTGGGCTGACGCATCTCCCGACATGCAAAAAGAAGTGCGCATCCGCTTTATAAAAAACCTCTATCGGTTAGTGGATACGCTAACAAAAAAATACCCGGAAGTATTGTTTGAAAGCTGCGCCAGTGGCGGCGGTCGTGTTGACTTAGGCATGATGTCGCGAATGGACCAGGCATGGACAAGCGATAACTCCACGGCCGTTGACCGGCTCTTTATTCAATACGGTTATCTTGGCGCCTTGCCGGCCAACACGATGGTTTCCTGGGTGATTGAAAGCATTGCCAATCAGGTTCAAATCAGCCCGTCGTTGTCGTACAAGTTTGATGTTGCGATGAGCGGCGTGTTGGGCATTGGTTACGACATCCGCAAATGGAACGCAGAACAAACGGCACTGGCGAAAAAGAAAATTACTCTTTACAAGCAAATCCGCCCGTTGGTTCAGCAGGGAATTGTATCGCGGCTGGTTTCACCTTTTGAGCACAACCGCTGCTCGCTGCAATACACCAGCGAGAACAGCGATTCTGCCGTGTTGTTCTGTTACAACCTGGCTATCTACGAATCGGGTGGTTATAACAAGGCTGCTTATCTAACAGGTGCACAGTTTGCCGACAAAGGATCTACGACGTTAAAGCTGCGAGGGCTTGATTCTTCCAAACAATACCGCATTCGGAAAGCGGGAGATGAAGCCGATAAAGGTGCGGCTTATTCCGGCGATTACCTCATGAACATTGGTATGGAATGGCCGGTGAAGAATTCGTTTGAAAGTGCTGTGTTTCTGTTGAATGCCGAACGGTGA
- a CDS encoding SGNH/GDSL hydrolase family protein, with the protein MKRCNRQHLSKKAGVIVYCLALLCLGCGSVKRSASSNVDDENFIPFHDKRVQYDGRIGEKNGAAELYWSGSIARIRFSGRNLKALMEDYNGQNYFNVIIDGAVVQKLKIDSAKKWYTLAENLSPGEHVAELFKRTQINGEYRRGYTRFYGFSLPGGKALSAPQRKLRRMEFYGNSITCGHAVEDTTGGDSGASFYENNYLSYASLTARHFGAQSSCIAVSGIGLLAGFRKAIMPEIYNLRNPFDSTDVWDFSLYQPQVVVVNLLENDKAVIGRPSDEHFKKRFGNTPPTEDFIISSYASFIKILRKHYPNASIICVLGDMEITRAGSKWPGYVEKAVASLHDKKVYTHFFPYKGTPGHPRVKQQAEMAASLIKFIDQNLKW; encoded by the coding sequence ATGAAACGCTGCAACAGGCAACATCTCTCAAAGAAGGCAGGCGTCATTGTGTATTGTTTGGCTTTGCTTTGTTTGGGTTGCGGATCAGTGAAAAGATCTGCGAGCAGTAATGTTGATGATGAAAATTTTATTCCTTTCCACGACAAAAGAGTTCAATATGATGGACGCATAGGAGAGAAAAATGGTGCCGCTGAATTGTATTGGTCGGGAAGTATTGCCCGCATCCGTTTTAGTGGTCGCAATCTTAAAGCGCTGATGGAAGACTACAACGGGCAGAATTATTTCAATGTGATTATTGACGGCGCGGTTGTACAAAAACTAAAAATTGACAGCGCAAAAAAATGGTATACGCTTGCGGAGAATTTATCGCCCGGTGAGCATGTGGCGGAACTCTTTAAGCGGACGCAGATCAACGGCGAATACCGTCGCGGTTATACAAGGTTTTACGGTTTTTCACTGCCGGGCGGAAAGGCATTATCCGCGCCTCAACGCAAGCTGCGGCGAATGGAATTTTACGGCAACTCCATCACGTGTGGCCATGCGGTAGAAGACACAACTGGTGGTGATTCGGGTGCAAGTTTCTACGAGAATAATTACCTTTCTTATGCATCGCTTACGGCGAGGCATTTTGGTGCGCAGTCCTCCTGCATTGCAGTAAGCGGTATTGGCTTGCTAGCTGGCTTTCGCAAAGCCATCATGCCGGAGATTTATAACCTCCGCAATCCTTTCGATTCAACCGATGTGTGGGACTTTTCGCTTTATCAGCCGCAGGTCGTTGTGGTTAATTTGTTGGAGAATGATAAAGCTGTTATCGGTCGTCCTTCCGATGAGCATTTTAAAAAGCGATTTGGAAACACACCTCCAACAGAAGATTTTATTATATCGTCTTACGCATCGTTCATTAAAATATTGCGTAAACATTATCCCAACGCTTCTATTATTTGTGTGCTGGGCGACATGGAAATTACCCGGGCAGGTTCGAAGTGGCCGGGCTATGTTGAAAAAGCCGTCGCTTCTTTGCACGACAAAAAAGTATACACGCACTTTTTCCCGTACAAAGGCACTCCTGGACATCCGCGGGTAAAGCAACAGGCCGAGATGGCCGCCAGTCTCATTAAGTTTATTGATCAAAACCTGAAGTGGTAA